The following are encoded together in the Misgurnus anguillicaudatus chromosome 14, ASM2758022v2, whole genome shotgun sequence genome:
- the pcdh20 gene encoding protocadherin-20, translated as MWNTKHRSCRYSRGGLWGLFILLLYTNRLSCSSNFSHRIYKIKEGLPEGTLIGAIGADLNLDLSVDPPRSFNLEQKTTGQQYVNLNNTTGELYTSAVEIDRESLCAESHDGQGCSIFLDVLILPQQYFQLVKIQIVIEDVNDNTPHFPVNEIRLTVPENAPVNARFAVEQSAVDPDVGIHGVQTYWLVNDFGVFTLDVEENEGGELTPFLIITEALDRERKAEYVTEIIAEDGGSPPLLGTAALRIIVTDVNDNCPKFTESQVNVTLYGNATKGMQLARLQAYDPDEGANAQITYAFSDRVSLESRSLFHLDKTTGVLKLAGKIDNNTGKLYKLNVLANGPTCIPEVATVTVRVIKELSGPPVVVARYIASEKEGIVSLSESEPAFSPIAFFTLKNTDPRQSVECLLESTGPFRLVPYERLKNEYLLETTEPLDYEQQQDYEMTIVVHTSHGLTVNTIVKVHVLDVNDNAPVFKQSLVEVSVEENNPPNTFLAQFQASDADSDSRGEVYYVLGVDAPTIFHLDRSTGVLTVSTSLDREEKEMYRFTVRAVDRGAPRKESIATVIITVLDRNDNSPRFINKDFTFFVPENFPGFGEIGMLTVTDADAGKNGWVALSIINGSDIFVIDTGRGALRAKTPLDREQQGTYYIWIEAVDGGEPALSCVTMVTVLLLDVNDNPPTVLFPQSNQSYMLVLPSTLPGTSITEVYAVDRDTGMNAVIAYSIVKRTDGEPGSFDIDPYTGNITLKKTLSNRGLYSLWVKVRDHGQPELYSTVLVNLFVNETVSNETLIQSLLPRGADIDREEIPPVKEGREGERVPIQCSEYQALLLALTATCLGLFLTVVSLVTYICCKKVRKPKKKRLDVEIPLKLNREMLDKNPMEISHI; from the exons ATGTGGAACACTAAACACAGAAGCTGCCGCTACAGCAGAGGAGGATTATGG GGTTTGTTTATTCTCCTCCTTTATACCAATCGACTTTCTTGCTCTTCAAATTTCAGTCACCGTATCTATAAGATCAAAGAAGGATTACCCGAAGGCACGCTCATAGGGGCTATTGGTGCCGATTTAAACCTGGATCTCTCTGTAGACCCTCCTCGATCATTCAATCTGGAGCAAAAGACGACCGGCCAGCAGTATGTGAATCTGAATAACACCACAGGGGAGCTGTACACATCTGCCGTCGAGATCGACAGAGAGTCTCTGTGTGCCGAGTCCCACGATGGCCAGGGCTGTTCAATCTTTCTGGATGTGTTAATTCTCCCTCAGCAGTACTTTCAGCTGGTTAAGATTCAAATCGTCATCGAGGACGTCAATGACAACACGCCACATTTCCCTGTAAATGAAATCAGATTGACCGTGCCAGAGAATGCACCGGTTAACGCCAGATTTGCCGTGGAGCAGTCGGCGGTGGATCCTGACGTGGGCATTCATGGCGTCCAGACGTACTGGCTGGTTAATGACTTTGGGGTTTTTACTTTAGACGTGGAGGAGAACGAAGGAGGCGAACTGACGCCCTTCCTTATCATCACCGAAGCTCTAGATAGGGAGAGGAAAGCCGAGTACGTGACTGAGATCATAGCCGAGGACGGGGGCTCCCCGCCGCTTCTAGGCACCGCCGCTCTAAGGATTATCGTCACCGACGTCAATGACAACTGCCCCAAGTTCACAGAGTCACAAGTGAACGTTACTCTTTATGGGAACGCCACTAAGGGCATGCAACTGGCTCGTCTCCAAGCCTATGATCCAGATGAGGGGGCCAACGCTCAGATCACGTATGCGTTCAGTGATCGGGTCAGCCTAGAAAGCAGAAGCTTGTTTCATTTGGATAAAACTACAGGGGTCCTTAAACTAGCAGGTAAAATAGACAACAACACCGGAAAGCTCTACAAGCTAAACGTATTAGCTAACGGTCCGACGTGCATTCCGGAAGTCGCGACGGTTACGGTTCGCGTAATCAAAGAGCTCTCCGGACCACCGGTTGTTGTAGCGCGGTACATCGCCTCTGAGAAGGAAGGCATCGTTAGTTTAAGTGAATCTGAGCCTGCATTTTCACCCATTGCATTTTTCACCCTTAAGAACACAGACCCGCGACAGAGCGTTGAGTGTCTTTTGGAGAGTACAGGTCCGTTTAGACTCGTACCCTATGAGCGTTTAAAAAACGAGTACCTGCTTGAGACCACCGAGCCTCTGGATTACGAGCAGCAGCAGGATTACGAAATGACCATCGTGGTCCACACCTCCCACGGATTAACAGTTAATACCATCGTGAAGGTCCACGTGTTGGATGTTAATGACAACGCTCCGGTTTTCAAGCAGTCGCTCGTCGAGGTCTCTGTTGAGGAGAATAACCCTCCGAATACGTTCCTCGCCCAGTTTCAGGCCTCCGATGCGGACAGCGACAGCAGGGGTGAGGTGTATTACGTACTCGGTGTCGACGCTCCTACAATTTTCCACCTGGACAGGTCGACTGGAGTGTTGACCGTTTCCACCTCTCTTGATCGGGAGGAAAAGGAAATGTACAGATTCACGGTGCGAGCGGTAGATCGCGGTGCGCCAAGAAAGGAGTCCATCGCCACCGTGATAATCACCGTCCTGGATCGTAACGACAACAGTCCTCGTTTCATCAATAAGGATTTTACCTTTTTTGTGCCAGAAAACTTTCCAGGCTTCGGGGAAATTGGGATGCTCACTGTTACGGATGCAGATGCAGGAAAGAACGGTTGGGTGGCGCTGTCCATCATTAACGGTAGCGACATCTTCGTGATTGACACGGGTCGAGGGGCGTTAAGAGCCAAAACCCCGCTGGATAGAGAGCAGCAGGGAACTTACTACATCTGGATCGAGGCCGTTGACGGAGGTGAACCCGCCCTCTCTTGTGTCACAATGGTTACCGTTCTCCTCCTGGACGTCAACGACAACCCTCCGACCGTTCTGTTCCCCCAGTCTAACCAGTCCTACATGCTGGTGCTTCCCAGCACGCTCCCAGGAACGTCTATAACGGAGGTCTACGCCGTGGATCGGGACACGGGAATGAACGCCGTTATCGCTTACAGTATCGTCAAGAGGACCGATGGAGAGCCGGGGTCGTTTGACATCGACCCGTATACCGGTAACATCACCCTGAAGAAAACCCTGAGTAATCGAGGTCTGTACAGTTTGTGGGTCAAAGTTAGAGACCACGGTCAGCCGGAGCTCTACTCCACGGTACTGGTCAACCTCTTTGTGAATGAGACAGTAAGCAATGAAACTCTTATTCAGAGCCTGTTGCCCCGGGGAGCAGATATTGATCGCGAGGAGATCCCTCCGGTTAAAGAAGGGAGGGAGGGGGAACGAGTGCCAATTCAGTGCAGCGAGTACCAGGCGCTCCTGCTCGCCTTGACCGCTACTTGCCTGGGACTCTTTCTGACCGTCGTGTCACTGGTTACGTACATTTGCTGTAAAAAG